A region of Gracilinanus agilis isolate LMUSP501 chromosome 3, AgileGrace, whole genome shotgun sequence DNA encodes the following proteins:
- the LOC123241149 gene encoding olfactory receptor 51G2-like: protein MLAPNNTTDDQLAFTFIGIPGLEALHIWISIPFCFLYLIALMGNSVLLLLVRSEQSLHEPQFYFLAMLAITDLGLSLSTLPTVLGTFWIGAHQIGLDGCLAQMFFIHTLSSLESGILVAMAFDRLVAICCPLSYSRILNSRAIICLGGAAFLRGAALLAPLPLFLRNFSFCRDNILSHSYCYYPDLLTLACEDVTFSSAYGLVFVLCTFAIDALFIIASYLKILTTVLRLGARDRGLRSMQTCACHLCTVLIFYLPLISLAVLHRYAQGTPPLLYATMSNAYLLLTPLLNPLVYSLKSRQIQVALQRRLWIQRVTTGE from the coding sequence ATGCTGGCTCCTAACAACACCACGGATGATCAGCTAGCTTTCACTTTCATTGGAATCCCTGGACTAGAAGCCTTACATATCTGGATCTCAATTCCTTTTTGCTTCCTCTACCTCATAGCCCTCATGGGAAACTCTGTTCTCCTTCTCCTTGTCAGGTCTGAGCAGAGCCTCCATGAGCCCCAGTTCTACTTCCTAGCCATGCTGGCAATCACGGACCTGGGCCTCTCCCTATCGACTTTGCCGACTGTCCTGGGCACCTTCTGGATCGGCGCTCATCAGATTGGCCTGGATGGCTGTCTGGCCCAGATGTTCTTCATTCACACACTCTCTTCTTTGGAGTCGGGCATCCTCGTGGCCATGGCCTTTGACAGGCTGGTCGCCATCTGTTGTCCTCTGAGCTATTCCCGGATCCTGAACAGCCGCGCCATCATCTGCCTTGGTGGGGCCGCTTTCCTCCGCGGGGCTGCGCTGctggctcccctccccctcttcctcaggAATTTCTCCTTTTGCAGAGACAACATTCTCTCTCACTCCTATTGCTACTACCCAGACTTGCTGACCTTGGCCTGCGAGGACGTCACCTTCAGCAGTGCCTACGGGCTGGTCTTCGTTCTCTGCACCTTTGCCATCGATGCCCTCTTCATTATAGCCTCTTACCTGAAAATCTTGACCACAGTGCTGAGGCTGGGAGCTCGCGACCGGGGGCTCCGATCCATGCAGACGTGCGCCTGTCACTTATGCACGGTGCTTATTTTTTACCTTCCTCTCATCAGCCTAGCTGTACTGCACCGCTATGCCCAAGGAACACCCCCACTCCTCTATGCTACCATGAGCAATGCCTACCTCCTCCTCACCCCGCTGCTTAACCCTCTTGTTTATAGTCTGAAGTCCAGGCAGATCCAGGTGGCTCTACAAAGGCGACTCTGGATTCAGAGGGTCACCACTGGAGAATGA